AAGTCTGTCAAAATcaattttcaataatgttgtaTTAAAGGGAAGGTCACTGCTCATAAGTATAAATATTTGCTTTTGCATGTCAGCTAAACACtacaaattaattttatatgcTGGGGGAAAATTTGATTCCCCAAATATCAGCTATGAAACCTTCCATAAAGCAGCTAGCCTTATTTGCCCACAAatctaaaaaatacaaaattacgtatatataattttataaatgtaattttggccaaaacaaacaaaatcaattAAATGTGCATTAACTGACAGCTTAATGTAAGCCACTGAATTTATGTAGCTGTTAAACATATGAAGACAAATGTAGGCCTCACCATTGGCATATACTCAAAAGTATCAGTTGGATTCTATGATGAAGCAATACCCACTAGATTTGGAAAACACCAAATCAAACTGATTTAGTACCTGTCGAGACTCTGCCTTCCCATATCTCAATTCAGTGACAAAATGTTCACAGTTGCCACTAAACACACAGTAGGGCAGCTCCTGGCGGAGAAGGCTGTGTGCGTCTCTGAGGATGACACTGATGGGACGAGGCTCGTATTTGTCGTCAAGCAGGTTGTTGATGACGTACTGGTCATtgcctaccacatcccaaagctgttCTTTCTTCACCTTGGCCTTGTCATAGAGCACAGACATCATACTGCAGGCACCAGCTTCAGCATGCTCAGCTGAGGGGAGAAAAATTAGATGAAATAGAAAACTGGTTATGTTCTGCCTATATCTTGACAATAATCAGTGCCCACTCTACTGGCCTAGCcgcttaaaatgaaaatgaaagtatTTTCAAGTCTAATCCCCATGGTCACAATTACACTCAAACAAAGCACACTGATGAAAAGAAGGAAAGCACGAGTAGGATTTTCAGTTAcagaaaaaattatatttaaaaacttaCAAGGTGGTGCAAGATGAATGATGTAACCCTCTCCAACATAAATAGCCCAATGTTGGTATGTGCCTCTGAAGATTTCAATTAGATCACCTGGCTCTGGCTTCACCTCCAActtaaagataaataaatatatatatatattattaacacTGAAATTGGTCTATAAATGTTACTGACTCTAAGTTAAATACTGTTTCAAACCATGTAGAAACAGAGAGCATATAGATCAAAACTCATTTCACATGACAGCAACATAGAACAGGCAAACACCTGAAGTATATAATCCATGAATATAATTACTGAAATTGGTCTTTATTCTGAACATTGGAGCTACTGGATTTATTCAGCTAACATGTAGCAGTCTTTTGTGACTTCTTGGAGATGTCTGTTATATTAGTCTTAGTTCCTATGTGCAATTAAAGAACCAAACCTCAGAGCACAAACTTGTCTTGGCAGAGGGACTATGTTTAGGAGCGGAAAAATTCGATATTCAGTGAAACATTCAGAAAGACACTCACTTGGTTTGGGGCCATGTTGatgttgtcagtgtttgtttagttCTCCTTTTCCTTCCTGAGCCCTGTTAGGAGAAATATATTACAACAGACAGATAGACTGAGTTAACAGTGACTTGTCTACAGAGATCTGATTTGGTATGGAATTACCGAAGATTAAAAGACCATCGTTTCTCCTCGTACACTTGCAAATAATACAAAACACGTCAGTCGGGAGTACTGTTATTTGTGTTCACTACGAACTATTAACCTCCTCCTCGGAGCTGCTACTTAAAACTAAATACGATTCAAAAACGATAACAGAAGCGACTACGCAGTTGCGCTCCACAGAGCAGGGCAGCGCTTGATGTTTTAAGCCGCAGAGTTAATACTATTACCGCCTAAATCCACTGACTTCATGATGTTTATAACAAAATGCCTGAAGCCCCGTACCCCTGTTTCACAACGAAACACATTAAATCTCAACATAACGAAGCACCTACCCTCGGACGAATAGAGAGGAGTGTGTAgttctgtgtgtctctcacggtccgaatataaacagaacagggACGGCGGCTGCGTGCGGTCACCCCGGCGGCCCTCTCTCTTAAAGAGACCACTACCATCGCGTTAGTGACATTTTGTgagattattaatttttattaacgAAAAACATATAGTCTTATGAAGTAAAAATTAATCTTACACACATAATGTATTTacaataattaaacaaacaaaataatagcTTTTTGCTCTAAATTTAACATAAATAGTACtgtataattaaattattattaaattcttATTAATATATCACTGTAAAATAACACTGAATTGGCCAACACTGTTTCAAATCATTATCTACAAAATTAGACCTGATATAGTTATTCAAAAATGAATAATTCTGAATTTTTGTCTGAATAGTTGTAATGAGAAATATGTAATTTCACAAAAATGAAGAATGCAtggagttttattttatttaaaattatacatttaaaattgcCACACTAAGAAAA
This region of Hoplias malabaricus isolate fHopMal1 chromosome 17, fHopMal1.hap1, whole genome shotgun sequence genomic DNA includes:
- the rarres3l gene encoding retinoic acid receptor responder 3-like; the encoded protein is MAPNQLEVKPEPGDLIEIFRGTYQHWAIYVGEGYIIHLAPPSEHAEAGACSMMSVLYDKAKVKKEQLWDVVGNDQYVINNLLDDKYEPRPISVILRDAHSLLRQELPYCVFSGNCEHFVTELRYGKAESRQVRKVVEVGIGIGIATVISVGVFAAASAFFGSRNKEKKRTH